One genomic segment of Ictalurus punctatus breed USDA103 chromosome 12, Coco_2.0, whole genome shotgun sequence includes these proteins:
- the LOC128634134 gene encoding dynein axonemal heavy chain 6-like, which translates to MTAKVIELYETMLVHQGVLLVGPTRGGKTTAYRALADALCTLHETEGCEVNLLYKPIETDVLNPQSVSMDELYGEDDPLTLEWSAIKPSLGNDIGDTHKWVVSDVPVDVPVD; encoded by the coding sequence atgaccgccaaggtgatagagctgtacgagaccatgctggtgcaccagggcgtcttGCTGGTGGGCCCTACAAGAGGCGGTAAAACCACAgcgtaccgtgccctcgctgacgcactgtgcaccctccacgagacagagggctgcgaggTGAATCTCTTAtacaagcccatcgagaccgacgtgctcaacccgcagtcagtgagcatggacgagctgtatggtgaagacgaCCCTCTCACACTGGAGTGGAGTGCCATCAAACCGTCCCTCGGCAATGACATCGGTgacacgcacaagtgggtggtgagtgatgtacctgtggacgtgcctgtggattga